The Manis javanica isolate MJ-LG chromosome 13, MJ_LKY, whole genome shotgun sequence region GGTTTTGAGAAGCAGGGACCACAGTTTCCCAAATTCTACAATCTCAATTTTTGGGGTCTCCCAGATGTAATGGTAAGGCTGAGCCCCAGTTGCCCCTCTGCTGTTCATTCCACACACTTGCCACTGTCCCAGGAGGTGAGAGGGTGCCCTTGGGTCCCTTTGCTTCTGAGCctgtccctttttcttcctcagcctcagtttccccagctgtaaAAGGTGGCAGTGGAAGTCCCCACCCAAGGCCAGCTTCTGAGTTGAGTGCTCTGATGTCACTGTCTTAAAGTTCTGAATAATTTCTAGCAAGGTGCCACACAGCTCCTGTTTATGCTGAGTCCTGCAGATCCCACAGTCCATGCTACCCCTGCGGCTCTCAATGAACAGGCATTTATCCAGCATCAGGGAAATGTGAGCGAGGCCAGGCCTGGATTCACTACCCCCCAGAAAGTGCATGGCTGCAGCTCTCAGGCCTCCCAGCCAGAATAAAACAgatcagaatttgaacccaggccccTGATTGCAACCTGGATGTAGTAGCTCCCTGTATAAGCAGTTCATGTccaatatgtgaccttttcttATTCCCTCAGTGGTCTCCCTCCTCCAGCCACAGGGCAGCAGCAGATCCTCGTGACCTTCCTTGGGGCTGGCTGCAGGATCCAAGCTCGGGGAAACagatgtttccgtccagctggAGGTCTGGGATTTCAGAGATAAGACCAGGACTGGGTGGAGGGTTTGTGTGTGAGAGTAAGGAAGGCCGGGCAAGGCAGACCAGGGGCCATGGAATGGGCTTCCTTCCAGAGGCTCTGGGAGGGATACAAACTCAGAGTCTGTGGTCATCCTCAAAGAAATAATGATAGTGATAATAACAATGTCATTTGTTTATCAAGCCCAGCCCAGGATACTCTCTGCATCACAACAGGAAAGTATTAGAATCGCCTTCCTCAGCATATTCACTGTACATCACCCTGGTGAATCCATCTCAACATATAAAAGATTTTTGTCCCTCTCCTGCTCAAAAGCCTCCTGTGGCTCCCTAGTGCTCTGAGTATACAGTCTCTTTGAGCAGAAAGTCCTCTTTGCTGGGGCCCACAAGACCCCTTGTGACCCAGCCTATGGAGCTCCCTGCCCACCTGGATCCCCACTGTCCCTGCAACTTCACTGTTCTGGTTGAACGCACCTCCTCTATGCCGCACCAAAGGGCTGAGCACATTCCCACCCCAGGCCCTTTGCACATGTTATTGCTCCAAATTGCCACCTCTtcagcacagcctttgctgaCAGGGCAGTCAGAGTCCTGGAGTCTGAGCCCACATTATACCAAATCTAGGCTAGTGAacgtccccctccccctcctgtgACTGCAGGAGGCTGCAGGAAGCATCACCTGGTCTCTCAGCCCTGGACTTGACACTAGGCTTTTCCACTGGGCCAGCTTGTAATTTGTTGAATTGGCTTAAGCCCCTGAGCCTCCAGTGTGTCCCAGGGCTGCCTACATAAACAGAGTTGGACGTGGGCAAAAGGGGCAGCTGGTGAGGTCCTGCCTTAGGCTGCCATAGTAGATGTCCCTTTGTGCCTCCCCACATTGGGCAGCCATAGGACTCCTGAGAGGCCTTGACCTGACCCAGGACTCTGAGGAGCCTGCAGTTTGGAGAAGGAGCAGAGTCAGATAAGACACACCTTGTTGCGTGGGGTCAGAATTGGGAAAGTAGAGGgagtctgggaaggcttcctggaggaggaggtgccCAAGCTGGCATTTCAGGCTATAGTTGGGGCTGAGTGCAAACGTTTAGAGACAGGGTCCAGCCGCTTGGCCAGTGGTGCCGAAGAGATGGATTCTCCCTCTGAAGCCTGCAGGAGAAACATGGAAAATACTAGAGTAGGCATGTGAGCCATGCAGCCAGTTAAGGGGATCCCtgtggtggggggaaggggctgggaatCACCTAGGGGGGCCGAATCCTGACTTTAGCCTGTGCTTGGGGACCAAGAATGGCCTCCCCTTTGCAGACTGAAAGAGAGGAGGCTATGGTATCTGACTCACTGGTTCCTGTAAGAACACTTGGCACCTGTGGCCCCACGTGGGCTGTCAGCAAGTGGGAACACGTTCCCCGGAGCCCCTCTGCACTGCCTTTTCCCTGCTTTCCCTCTCTGTTCTGACAGATGTTCCTTCAAAGCCACAGAAGGGGAGTAGGAGGagagggcaggcagagaggaggcCATGTAGGCTGCTCCACCGAAATCTAGGAACTCGTGGGGAGGGGAAATTCCTTGGCAGAGGGTCCTGTATGTCCGGGGACTGTCCAAGCCTCAGCACTCAGCCTGAGATGGGGAAACTAAGACTCAGGAAAGGGAGGGTCTGCCCCATTCTACACATGTGCAGACACCTGGTTCTCTTCCAAGAGCTGAAACCTGGCCGGGAGCCTTCAGGGTAAATTGGATCATGTCCCTCCCTCTCTGGTTCCACACTACCCTCGGAATGAAACCCACATACCTCACCCCTGTCCATGCGGTCCCACATGGCTCCATGACCCCTTCGCCATCAGGGCCCCTTACTGTCTTCCTGCTTACTCTGCTCTGGCTCCCCTGGCCTCTCTGTTATTCCTCCAGCACACCCAGCCCAtccccacctcaggacctttgtacaAGCTGTGCCcgtgtgcagagcactctttgtGAGTTATTAGCCCCATCTGATCCCTCAGGAAAGGTGCAAAGAGAGGAGGTTACAGGCCTAGGAATACACGTCAAATTGGTGGTGGTCAGGATAAGGACCCAGGCCTTTCTGACTACCCTCCTAACACCTCTCCCACCAGTGATTGCATTAAACCTGGTCCCCAGACCAGTCCACTGTGTAGCTCAATGATTTTCAACCCCTCCAGGTCTTGTTGCCGCCAGCTGGGTGCCAAAGATCCTGAGGCCTTGGGCTCAAATCCCCTGCTTAGAGAGTTTCTGGGTCAACCTTACCCCTAATctcccagtgtccctcctgatgtGGCCATGATTTTTCTGCCCCACTTTCTGCCCTTCACTCAGAAGGATGGCGGGGCTTCAAGGACAACACGGCCAAAAATAATCAGTCCCGACCTACCTCCCAAAAGTGGGGCAGCCCCGCCCAGCCACCTGGCACTGTGGAGGTAATTAGTGCATGTGGCAAATGAGGGTAATTAGGTCTGTGGCAACGGAACCGCAGATCCAGGTTTGGAGTTGGGAGGCTTCTCCAGTGCTGTCTCCCCTGATGCCACCAACAACCCAGCCCGGCCCGGGGAGCTCAAGTCCATAACCCAGGGCCAAACCTCCTATCCCCAGTCCCTTCAGGCCTGGGCAGGAGGAGCCTGACTCCATTACTTTCTGAGGGCTGCTTGCTTTATGAATTAACTTGGGCCTTGGGCAGAAGTTGAATTGGATCTGAATTTAAGGCAGGGTCACTTTTAAGTGATGAAAAATTACCAATATTGAGTCATCAAATTGTCCTCTGCCATGACCCCCATGCTTCCATCCCATGCTGAGAGATACCAAATCCAAGGGAAGCCTCAGCCCAGCCCTTGAGAGGCCTCAGGCTGGGAGCTGGACACAGACACCCCTACGTGCTTGAGCTCAGGGTTGGATGAGAGGTAGGGAGAGTATTGGGGAGGGTCTAGAAGGACAGGTGGGAGGGCTTCACAGAGAAGAGGGCATTGGAAGTAGGGTTTTGAGGGATGAATAGAAGTTTTCCAGGAGGCTAAGGTCTGGTGGCTGGCTCAACTTGCCCTGGCTGGGGGATTGGGGAAAAGAGGAGAGTGGATGGAGTAACATATAAAGGGTCCAGAGCTAAAGATTTAGAAGTTATGTCAAGTTGGACCTGTATCTATCCTTGAGAGCTCATGCGTAGTTGGAACCCTTCAACCCCTGAGGGAGAAAATCTTAACTTGACTCAGGACCAAAACCACATGTCCAGACAGCCAAGAAGAAATATAATGTTTATGACAGCAGTGCTTATTAAACTCCTAGGGTCAAGCACTCTTCATGCAAGGACTTGTTGGCTCCTTACAGGGGAAATGTCAGAAGTGGgcaccattcttttttctttcccttttttttttagaagtgggcaccattcttattcccattttatagacaagaaaatgaaTACACAAAAAGGGAAAGTGGCTTCTTTAAGGTCACACTGCTAGTAaaagggcagggctgggattcaCTCCCTGCCTCATGGCTCTGGAGGCCACCAAAGATGAAGGATGGGGCTTGAGcatcttctccttctggaagcaTTTATATATATGCTGAAGGTCAGGCTTGCTCTAGGTGCTGGGAGAGAGCCATGGAAGAGGTTGACAGTCACCAAATAATGTCATAAACAAATCTAAGTGGCCACTGTGATCCATGCTGCAAGGCTGGGCTTCAGGGGAGAGTGAactggagggacagggaccctccTGGGAGGAGAGAAAGTTCAACGTCAGTACAAAAGTTGGGTAAGATTTAACTAGGCAGAGGCCAGAGCCTGACCCGTAAGAGCCAGTCTGCAAATCCGCTTCCCTAGAGCCAAACAAGCTGTTCTGGTCTCTGCTTGTTCCTCCTATGACAGGAAGCTCATTCGTTTATGCCCTTTCTCAAACCCAAGAGAAAGCTCTTGCTTCTAATCAGCTACCCTGGGGTGGTGGCCTCTGTCTACCTTACAAGGACATCCCAAGGCAGGAAAGGGCTCagactggggtgggggcagcagctcAGGGCAGCCCCCCACCCGTCTATACCCAGGAAGCAGTGAGGAGTGCCTCATCCCCCCTACCCCCTCCCTCCAACCCCAGCCCTGCAAGCATCAGCCCATTCTCCAGGCAAGAACACTGAGGTGCATGCTGACAAAGCCACTTCCTCAGTTTGGACTTTACTAGGACAACTTCAGGTTAGGGCTGCCCAAAGCCAGCCTCATCCCAGTCCCTCCTGGATACCTGAGGGTGGGTCCAGGGGTGAGATTCAACCCTCCACTCTCTCTCATGCTTTGTCTTCTACCCACACAAACAGCAAAGTCTGCCTGGGCCCCCGCTGGGCCACCCCAACGGAATGGCCACATGGCCCTAGCTCTGTAGCCAGGGGACACTCAGCACACCCGGAGCGGCTTCCAGAAGACTCGGCCCTGCAGGCCTTTTCcagttacttcatttttttaaattattttttcactaaTAAGGAAAAGTCACTCTTTGCACAGAACAGACGGTATTTTCTTTGTTCCCTACAGTGTTCAAATGTTCTGTGGCTTTGGGCCTGAGAGCAAAGCCAAATCCTTTGCTTGTGCAGATGACTTGTGGAGTTAGAAGCAGCTGGGAAACTAagtctatgcctcagtttctccggCGAGGGTGAGCAGCACCTCTTGTGCTGGGTGAGGCTGACGCCCCAGGATGGGCCAGCCTCCAGGAGCACACAGACCTGGCTGTGAGCAAAGTAATAAGCAGGTAATGCAGACCAGAGCGACCACAGAAAGCGACAGGGCGAGGGCCAGGGGCACAAGATCCCTTCCAAGCCCAGGAGAGTCAGAGAAGCTTCCAGGAGGGGACGGGGCAATGGAGCTGGGTGTGGAAGGACAAGGAAGAATATATGTCTAAAGAAAGGGCATTCCATGGGGAGAGAGCAGTTTAGGCAAAGGCCTGGAGGGAGGTAAACTCAGATCTTGGTCTGGGAAGAGATCTCCAGAAAAAGCATGATCTGGAATTCCCCTACAGGTAATCCAAAGGTAGCTACTAGCTCAGATGTGTGATTCTTGTCAAggggaaacagaaataaaagaacaggaaagatgAAAAGCAAAAACCTTCAAGGCTTCAGAAAGCTCCAATGGGAGGCTCCAGGCTTCAAGGAATGGCAGGTGTTGGTTCTGAGGAGCCCCACGGCACTGGGTGACTTTGGAGGACTTTCCGGAGGAAGCAGCCACAGGATTGATGAGTGCCCCCCACCCATGCAGGCTGAGGCCTGGGAGGCCAATCCTGGCTCAGCTCCAAAAGGACCCTCTCCTGCCAAGTCCACGAAGGTCCCTCTGACCCTGGAACCCAGGCCTGAGGACCTGCAGAGGACTCAGCCATTTGGTGGGAACTGGACCTGGGCATTCCCTCCGCCCTGGATTCTGGGACCCTATGACACAGTGGTCATCATTGCAGCTCACTCATTGCTGGTATTGTCACTGTCGTCTCATGGGAGACAAGGTGGACAGAAGCCCTCAACCCAGGGATCAGGGCAAGAAATATTCTGCACAGGGCACCCCAGGTCAAGCCCCATGAAGTGCCTACTCTTTGCCATTTTGTCAACCTCTTCCAGCTCTTTCCCTGCCGTGGTGTCTTTCATTTCCTGGTGACACCCacaaacacctactgtgtgcaggcacCCACCCTGGTGGGAGAGGTGGCCCCGTCCCTGGAATCCCAACACATGGAGAGGGACCTGACAGCCATCATAGGCAGAAGGGCATGACCTCAGGCGACCTGGTGGGTGACGGCAGGGTGAGGCCACATTCTCCATCTATTTGTTAatctgctgtgtctctgcctctctccccctACCCCCATCACTCCGGCCCCCTCCCTCAGCCTCCTCCCCCATTCCCCCCTCCGTGGAGGACCGGCAGGGGGCGCTGCGGAGCGGCTTCCGCGGCCCCGGGAGGCGGGGCGGGCGGCGGCCGCGTCGGGACCGGCCGAGATGGGTCCGGAggcggcgcgggcggcggcggcggcggcgcagACAAAGGCGCAGGCTACGCGGAGGGCGGCGCGGAGGGCGCGGGCCCCGGAGCCAGCGAGCGAGTGGGGCGCCCTGCTGCGAGGAGTCGGCGCCGCGGGGTCGCACCCGTCTCGCGCCCGGACACTTGCGGGCCGCCGAGCGCGCAGGGTGAGCCTGGACCGCCGAGCCTGCGCCGGGGTAGCGGGGGCCCCCAAGTTCCAGGGCCGGGGCGCGGGCGTCCCCGAAGTTCCGGACACGGAGGCAGGGGGCGCCTCGGTGAACCCCGAAGTTGCGGGGTTAGAGAGGGGACGGGGCGAGAGCTTCCCAAACTTCCGGACGCTGCGTTAGAGGAGCCTGCGAAGGTGTCTCCCAAGTTCCGGACGTGGGGTGGGGTCCAACGTGAGGGGACCCCCAAATTCCGGACCTGGGGCTGGAGGAGTGGCCCGGGGATGGAGGGGTCACCGAAGTTCAGGAGTCTGGGCGGCGTGGGGATCCCTGAAGTTCTGGACATGGGGTTGGAGGAGGCAGACAATGTGTCCCTGAAATTCTGAACCCGGAGTTGGGGGCCGTCGCGGGGATCTCGGAATTTCCAGGGTCCAGGGTGGCACTTCCCGAAGTTGGGGAGCATACGCTCCCCGCTCCTGACGCGGGTGGGGACTCCATCCTGATTGAATATCAGCGCGTCCGGACTGGGGATCACGGGGTGGGCCTTTGCCCCAATACGAACTGGGAATCCCGGGACTCAGGCGGGGTTGGGCTCCCCCCCCTCCGGGAGCCCCGCGATCCGCGGCGTCGGAGACGAATGACTAATTGGTGAGTAACTTTCCCCAAATGCAGCAAGTTGCGGCAGGAGCGTCCAGGCCAGAAGGGCCTGGCTCCTGGGACCCCTGAGCCCAGGAGACCTGCCCCGACCCCGGACCACCTCCCAGCCCCGGCCGGAGTggccgcccctcccccacccaggggCTCCGGTTTCAGACCCTGTGACCAGGGCAACAGCTGCCCAGGACAGAGTGGGGGGGGCATTCCCCCTCTGACCAGAGGCCACTCCGCggggcctccccacccccactttgcCACCCCCTTCCCCGGGTCCCTCCTGGGTTCCCTGCAGATCCCCTGGACGCAGGTTTGGGGGTGCAGAGGTGAGGGTCAGGAATCCAGCTGTGTCTGGTTTCTGTGGGtggtgggagaggctggggagccCTGCCTCCCAGTCCCAGGTCCTGGCCAGCCACTCCTGCTCCTGGACTTAGGTGGTGATGGGTGGTCTGGTAGCGGGTACCAGGGCAGACCTATTTGGCTGCATGTTGTCTCCTTAACTAGGCTGGTGGCTCCCTGGGGGTTTGGACTCTGACTCCGAGCTGTGCCTGTACCCTGGAGTAGAAGCTGAGGGGTCCCTCGGTGGGTCCAGTGGAGGCCTAGTCTCCCAGGAGGCACCTGGTAATGTCCCACTCTTTGATGGGGGCCCTGGTCTAGGGAAGTGATGAACGAATGTGGCAGAAAGGACTGAGCAGGGGTTGGTCCTTACGCCCCAGCCCCAGGTTTGAGGGGCCTTCACAGGGGTCCAGTAACTGGGACGATGAGAGGTTTTTGCTGGGGTGTTAGGGCCACTTGACTCCTctcagatggagagagacagtCTTTCTGCTGAGCCCGTCACCTTTTTGATTGAGGTTTTGTGAGTTATGTGCTTGGTGGCTGGTCCTGAGGTTGGACCCACTTAGCTTCCCTCAGCCTGTCCGGGGGAAACACTCACAAGCGCCCTCTCCACCAGAGCCTGAACCATCAGCTCCCACAATCCCACTGGCTGCCCCTTGGAGCCCAACCACCCCAGCCGACCAATGTCCACAGCCAGGTGAGCACCTGCCCCCACTGCCCCGGCCCTGAGTCTCCTGGGGCTCAGCCCCACTTGAGCACACTCTCATCTTGCAGGGAGCAGCCCATCTTCAGCACACGCGCACATGTGTTCCAGATTGACCCCGCCACCAAGCGGAACTGGATACCTGCGGGCAAGCATGCACTCACTGTCTCCTACTTCTATGATGCCACCCGCAATGTCTACCGCATCATCAGCCTCGGGGGTGCCAAGGTCCTGGCGGGGCCTGGGAGGGGCAGCAGGCACCAGGGATCCCAGCAACAGGCCTTGCTGTGTGTCCCAGGGCTGGGGGTAGAGGGGAGCCCTGAGtctttctgggcctctgtcttcttTTTGAAATAGCTCAGACCAAGGACCTCTGAGGCACTAATACAAGGTGATAACCCTGCGGGCTTCATATTCTTTATTACCAGACCCATCAACCTTGTACTttgctccctgcctcccaggccatCATCAATAGCACCGTCACCCCCAACATGACCTTTACCAAAACCTCGCAGAAGTTCGGGCAGTGGGCAGACAGTCGCGCCAACACTGTCTATGGTCTTGGCTTTGCTTCAGAGCAGCATCTGACCCAGGTGGGCCTGCAGGGTTATGTGGTGAGAGGGATAGGGCTGGGCCTGAGTCATCCCCTGGGTACACCAGGGCCCCTGGGCAGGTAGGTGCCAGGCCTCCATCTTCCCAGCTGCAGAATGGGTATACAGAATTGGACATGACACAGCCTCTTCCTGGTTCTGTGATTTGCATCTCGACTTTTTGGCCACAATTTTGGACACACCCTGTCCCGCTTTGGATGCCTGGCATGGGCTAGCCTCTTCCACACATCCCCAAAAGCACTTATCTCCATAGTCACCTCCCTCCAACCTCTGCCGTCTGTACACTTCAATATTGTCTTCTCCCATGTTGCGTTGAATTGTTAGTGCTCCCGCAATCCTGCTGTGATGGTGACgattttcttttagaaactttAGTTTCCCTATCAAATTGAGGTCTTGAATTAATTTCTGTGAGTAGTATAAGGTagtatatttttttccccataagcATTCAGTTGCTCTTGGACTATTTTTTGAAAAGACCATTTTCCCCCAACTGTTGTACCGGCCCCTTTGCACACATCAAATAGCACGGTctgtaaagattttcttttaaacattattttcaaactaaggaaatttgtttttaaatgaaagaaagtgTGCCCTACCCTAACTGGAAACCTGGAGTGAGTGGTAAATGTAAACATTTGTACCATAAGAACAGGGTGATTTACTTTCTTATTGGCTGTGGGTGTTTCTCAGAGGCTCTCAGCCCAAGATctagtttctcttttttataaaagGATATTCACAAATGTCCTAGGTATTAAAGACAGCACCCACCTGAATCGCTCCTTGCTGAAATAAGCCTGATTGAGAGGAAAAGGGGATCCTTATCTCAAGATGGCTCAGTGTAATATAAGATACCTCCATGAACATCCCACCCTCTACCCTGATACCCACTCTGCTCACTGGGGCATCATTTTCCAAGCCTTTGCTGTCTTCCAGTTCACGAGGATGTACGTGCACAGCTTCCAAATTCCCTTCCAAAGCGACAGAGCTGGTGCTGGGCGGGGGTGACTCGGTGGGGCCCTGGGGTAGGGGGCTGAGGGTTTGTTGGTGGTCTGTTCCTGACCCCCACCCTGTCCTCAGTTTGCCGAGAAGTTCCAGGAAGTGAAGGAAGCAGCACGGCTGGCCCGGGAGAAATCTCAGGATGGCGGGGAACTCACCAGTCCAGCGCTGGGGCTCACGGCCCATCAGGTCAGCACTCCCTGTCTGATGCCTCCCGGGTACTCAGCCGATATTGGGGGTTCCAGGTGCAGTGCTGAGCCCAGGATAAAATGCCCATGGGTGACATAAAACCAGACCCGTGGCAGGGACCCAGTGGAGGGCTGGGGCTGCTATGGGAGCATGTCATATAGGGTCCCTGTCCTAGCCTTGGGGCAGGGAAGTCCTGAAAACCAGCTCAGATGTCAGAGTAGAACCCTGGAAGTTGAAATGTCTAAGTAAGGGAGCAGGATAAAGAACCATCCTTGGGTGGTTTCCCTATTAATTTATTCAGCATAATTTATTGACCACTTGCTGTGtaccaggccctgagctgggcaCAAGTGTTACAGAGATGATCCGGTGATTGGGGCAGCGAGGTGGTTTCataaggaattcagcctgctagaGAGGGCTTCCCGTGGGAATCTTAAATTAATGTTGAAATTTGGCCCCAACCAGGCATTGCTGGGAGGGAATAGGAAGGGTGGTTTCAGATTGCTTCCCTTTTGCAGATGTCCAGTATCTAAGTGGGTTTAGATGAGCCTGCATCAGGTTTGCTCCTGGGGAGTTTGGGAGAGCAGTCAGGCAGGTGGGGGCAAGGGCCTGGAACTCCGGACCAGGGTCTTGGGGAACCATGGAGGGTAGGTGAGCAGGGGAGAGACGTGCTGCTGTTGGGAAGGACCCCTGCCCTCAATCACGACCCCAGTAATATCAGCCCTGACCCCAGCGATGACTTCACCGATTCCTGACTGAAGCCACTCCCCAGGGTGACCCCGCTTATGCCCCTGCCCGTAGGTGCCCCCGAGCCCCCACGTCAGCGCCAACGGCCCCGGCGATGAGAAACTGTTCCGCAGCCAGAGCGCGGACGTCCCGGGTCCCGCAGAGCGCGAGCGGCTCAAGAAGATGCTGTCCGAGGGGTGAGGGGAGTGTAGGGCGGGGCATGGGACGTAGCCGAAGGGCGGGAGGACGGGCGGCGGGCTCTGACTGTGGACTCCTGGCCTGGGGAAGTGAAGGCGGCTGacctcttcctgccccttccGGAGTCGACCCAGTCCCTCGGGCGGGCTCCCTTGGCCACGCCTTCCCGAGGCTGACCCCGCCCCTGTGTCTGGCTCTCGCTTTGATTACGCATTCCCGAGGTTGGCCCCGTCCCCGGTCGCTCTCTAGCTTGCATCCCTAGCTGTTCATCTCTAGCTCTCTTGCATCCCGACTGTCCCTGAGTGATAACATGCGGCTGGCTAACCCCGCCCGCCCAGACCCCGCCCCCCTGGGACACCACCCTCCAACCCCGCGCTAACCTGGCCCCGCCCCGCCTCAGCGCCGCTCAGCTCTGACCCCTGACCTCGACCCCGCGTCCCCACAGCTCCGTGGGCGAGGTGCAGTGGGAGGCCGAGTTCTTCGCGTTGCAGGACAGCAACAGCAAGTTGGCAGGCGCCCTGCGAGAGGCCAACGCCGCCGCCGCCCAGTGGAGGCAGCAGCTGGAGGCCCAGCGCGCAGAGGCCGAACGGCTGCGGCAGCGGGTGAGGGACCCCGTCCTCCCAGAGACCCCAAGTAGAGACCCTGCGTTCGCACATCCTGTCTGTCCTTGGTTTACTGTCTTGGCCCGgcacttccctgagcctcagtttcttgctCTGTAGGATGGATCTGAAATAATGCCAGCCTCAGTGGGTTGTCAGGCCTTAAAGTCTTACTGCTAGAGGCAGGGTGGCAGCCCCAATCAGAGGGGAGAGTTCCCAGTCATGGGTGTGACCGAGCAGGAGACAGTCTGCAGGGCTCAGGAGAGTGCAGGCTGGGGCGTCAGGGGCTGATGTTTCTGTTCACATAGGTGGCTGAGCTGGAGGCCCAGGCAGCCGCAGAAGAGCCACCCTCCGTCGGCGAAAAGGAGGGGCCAGGCCAGTCACTGGAGCAGTTGGAGGCACTAGTGCAAACCAAGGACCAGGTGAGCACCGAGCTTGGGAGCCTGCCTGCCTGCGTGTGTCCTTGGGTCTCAACTTCCCTGGGTTTCTTCTCTAGGAAATCCAGACACTGAAGAGCCAAACTGGGGGGCTCCGTGAGGCCCAAGACACAGCTGCTGCTGAGCGGGAGGAGACCCAACAGAAGGTGCAGGTGTGTGTGGTCaccatgggtggggtggccaaGCAGGGGCAGCTAGGCCCTGGTGTGGGACAGACCTGAGCTCTTCCTTTCCTGGTGGGCCCTGGGCACCTCAGTGCcttcccaagcctcagtttcttcatctgtaagtggGGTCAGAAAGATACTTAGCTAAGGTGGTTAGGGATTGGGCAGACCAGGAGCCTGGAAGCCAGAATTGGAGCAGGTGGTTTGTAAAGGATGGTTGTTAATGCAGTGTTTCATATGTGTTCGTTCATTCAACAATCCATTTTTGAGTCCCTGCTGAATTCCCATACTTGACCCTATGAAGTCCAGAAGTTCCCAGCCTGAGGTCAGGAGCcagcatttgaacccaggtctgacaGTCATGGCTTTCAGTGAAGGTTTCATCTCAGAAAAATTCATGGGGCACATCCTATGAGTCCAGCAGGTGAAGATGTTAGAGATCTGTGCCCTCTGGAGACAGCAGCTGGGGAAATACTCCCTATTGTCTCCTGGGCAGCAtgcacagcatgtgcaaaggtcctgaggtggagAGGAAGCCAGCATGTTCAA contains the following coding sequences:
- the HOMER3 gene encoding homer protein homolog 3 isoform X1 is translated as MSTAREQPIFSTRAHVFQIDPATKRNWIPAGKHALTVSYFYDATRNVYRIISLGGAKAIINSTVTPNMTFTKTSQKFGQWADSRANTVYGLGFASEQHLTQFAEKFQEVKEAARLAREKSQDGGELTSPALGLTAHQVPPSPHVSANGPGDEKLFRSQSADVPGPAERERLKKMLSEGSVGEVQWEAEFFALQDSNSKLAGALREANAAAAQWRQQLEAQRAEAERLRQRVAELEAQAAAEEPPSVGEKEGPGQSLEQLEALVQTKDQEIQTLKSQTGGLREAQDTAAAEREETQQKVQDLETRNAELEHQLRAMERNLEEARVERERARAEVGRAAQLLDVRLFELSELREGLARLAEGAP
- the HOMER3 gene encoding homer protein homolog 3 isoform X2; amino-acid sequence: MSTAREQPIFSTRAHVFQIDPATKRNWIPAGKHALTVSYFYDATRNVYRIISLGGAKFAEKFQEVKEAARLAREKSQDGGELTSPALGLTAHQVPPSPHVSANGPGDEKLFRSQSADVPGPAERERLKKMLSEGSVGEVQWEAEFFALQDSNSKLAGALREANAAAAQWRQQLEAQRAEAERLRQRVAELEAQAAAEEPPSVGEKEGPGQSLEQLEALVQTKDQEIQTLKSQTGGLREAQDTAAAEREETQQKVQDLETRNAELEHQLRAMERNLEEARVERERARAEVGRAAQLLDVRLFELSELREGLARLAEGAP